In a genomic window of Desulfobulbaceae bacterium:
- a CDS encoding MarC family protein: MNEVMYEFWICFVPLFVAVDAIGILPLFISLTNDLETQRRRYIILQSVFTAAPVALLFLFTGPTLLVFLGVAIPDFMIAGGILLLTISLGDLLTGEKRQRKPDPESLGAVPIGIPLITGPAVLTTCILLASTHGNLVTASATIANIAIAGIVFWFSEPLTKWLGRTGTRIVSKVASLLLVAIAIMLIRKGVFETITNFISTVPSP, from the coding sequence ATGAACGAAGTAATGTATGAATTCTGGATCTGTTTTGTACCGCTTTTCGTCGCCGTTGATGCCATAGGAATCCTGCCGCTGTTCATCAGCCTTACTAATGATCTGGAAACTCAACGTAGACGATATATTATTCTACAGTCAGTCTTCACAGCAGCACCGGTTGCCCTTCTTTTTCTTTTCACCGGCCCCACACTTCTGGTGTTTTTAGGTGTGGCTATCCCTGACTTCATGATAGCAGGAGGAATTCTACTTCTGACAATCTCTTTGGGAGACCTCTTGACGGGTGAAAAAAGGCAGCGCAAGCCTGACCCGGAAAGCCTTGGCGCTGTGCCGATTGGCATCCCCCTGATTACCGGACCTGCCGTACTAACCACCTGCATTCTTTTAGCCAGTACTCATGGTAATCTGGTCACTGCCAGTGCCACAATAGCAAATATTGCTATAGCTGGAATAGTGTTCTGGTTTTCCGAACCATTGACTAAGTGGCTCGGACGAACTGGAACAAGAATTGTGTCAAAGGTTGCAAGCCTTTTACTGGTTGCTATTGCTATAATGCTGATCCGCAAGGGTGTATTTGAAACTATCACCAATTTTATATCTACCGTACCCTCACCATAG
- a CDS encoding mechanosensitive ion channel family protein has protein sequence MNFISEYLHKVSWESLIQTCIKISIILFLARLSMFLLQKFLLRLEKKLLTQGQEAGEPPTESAKRIETVIRLVRQASLLALWTTVVLIVLKEVGVEIGPILASAGVLGLAIGFGAQNLVKDVISGFFFILENQVRVGDVAIINGTGGLVEKINFRTIILRDLSGIVHIFPNGSIQTLSNLTNEWSAYVFDIGVAYKENTDQVIEVMNKVGTEMLADENFGIYMLEPPEIFGVDKFDNSAVIIKGRIKTKPIRQWLVGREYLRRIKLAFDANGIEIPFPHQTIYFGEASKPIEVQLLEKFKEAQRQ, from the coding sequence ATGAATTTTATTAGTGAATATTTGCATAAAGTCAGTTGGGAGAGCTTAATACAAACATGCATTAAGATTAGTATTATTCTGTTTTTGGCCCGCCTCAGTATGTTTCTTCTGCAAAAATTTCTTCTACGTCTGGAAAAGAAACTTCTAACTCAGGGGCAGGAAGCCGGCGAACCACCCACCGAATCAGCAAAAAGAATTGAAACTGTCATTCGATTAGTCAGGCAGGCGTCTCTGTTGGCATTGTGGACTACTGTAGTTTTAATTGTTCTTAAAGAGGTTGGTGTCGAAATTGGGCCAATACTTGCGAGTGCTGGAGTTCTTGGTTTGGCGATTGGTTTTGGTGCCCAAAATCTGGTTAAAGATGTGATATCGGGATTCTTTTTTATTCTCGAAAACCAGGTGCGAGTTGGCGACGTTGCAATCATCAATGGAACCGGTGGTTTAGTCGAAAAAATAAATTTTCGTACAATTATTCTGCGCGACCTCTCAGGTATAGTTCATATATTCCCTAACGGATCTATCCAGACATTGAGTAATCTCACCAATGAGTGGTCGGCATACGTTTTTGATATTGGTGTTGCTTATAAAGAAAACACGGACCAGGTTATTGAGGTCATGAATAAGGTCGGCACGGAGATGCTGGCTGATGAGAATTTTGGGATTTATATGCTGGAACCTCCAGAAATATTTGGAGTTGATAAATTTGATAATTCAGCGGTTATCATTAAGGGAAGGATAAAAACAAAACCGATTCGTCAATGGCTGGTGGGGCGCGAATATTTGCGACGAATTAAACTGGCCTTTGATGCAAATGGTATAGAAATCCCTTTTCCGCACCAGACAATTTATTTTGGTGAAGCGAGCAAGCCGATTGAGGTGCAGTTACTTGAAAAGTTTAAAGAAGCGCAGCGACAATAA
- a CDS encoding LapA family protein: protein MNIKLIFILTLVGMAVLFVVQNVAIVEIQFFIWSLAVSRAILIFLVLAVGIIVGWLLHSYATHIENNKNEHVGLTDKPPKP, encoded by the coding sequence ATGAATATTAAGCTCATCTTCATTCTTACCTTAGTTGGCATGGCTGTTCTTTTTGTTGTACAAAATGTCGCGATAGTTGAAATTCAATTTTTTATCTGGTCTTTGGCTGTCTCCAGGGCGATTTTGATATTTCTCGTTCTTGCCGTTGGGATCATTGTCGGCTGGCTTCTCCATAGTTATGCTACCCATATTGAGAATAATAAAAATGAACATGTCGGCCTGACAGATAAGCCGCCCAAACCTTAA
- a CDS encoding DUF502 domain-containing protein produces MTEPDNKNTSVPGRFTKLKTFFITGVVVITPIGLTFLVVQWFVNRIDSFLYKILPHAYQPDSLFGFHIPGFGLILSFILVISTGFLATNFLGRQAVLYADRIVQRIPLVNSIYTLFKQVMDTTLGKGNKGFRKPVLLEYPRKDVWAIGFMTGVATGEIQDITKHNLLNIFIPTTPNPTSGFYILVPDKDVIPLSMTVEDAFKLIISGGMVSPKVLAPKGNSGAVNI; encoded by the coding sequence ATGACAGAACCTGACAACAAAAATACCAGTGTCCCCGGCCGTTTCACCAAACTGAAAACCTTTTTTATCACAGGAGTTGTTGTTATTACCCCCATTGGTTTAACCTTCCTGGTTGTCCAGTGGTTTGTGAACCGCATTGATTCATTTTTGTATAAAATTTTACCCCATGCCTATCAGCCGGATAGTTTGTTTGGCTTTCATATTCCAGGCTTTGGTTTGATTCTAAGTTTTATACTTGTTATTTCTACTGGTTTTCTAGCCACCAATTTTTTGGGCAGGCAAGCTGTTCTCTATGCTGATCGAATCGTTCAGCGTATTCCATTGGTTAACTCAATCTACACCCTCTTTAAACAGGTTATGGACACAACCCTTGGCAAGGGGAATAAGGGGTTTCGTAAACCTGTTCTTCTTGAGTACCCCAGAAAAGATGTCTGGGCAATCGGCTTTATGACAGGTGTTGCGACTGGTGAAATTCAGGATATTACAAAACACAACCTCCTAAATATTTTTATTCCGACTACACCCAACCCGACCTCCGGGTTCTACATTCTAGTTCCGGATAAAGATGTTATTCCCTTGTCTATGACCGTTGAGGATGCCTTTAAATTAATTATATCTGGTGGCATGGTGTCACCCAAGGTGCTGGCACCAAAGGGAAATAGTGGTGCTGTGAATATTTGA
- the bamA gene encoding outer membrane protein assembly factor BamA — MRLLTNVVIPIISKNRAFYVFFFILLMALMVPSRFCLAVDGTAFLKTLFPHQESKQFSFSLRFDGNTFFKDAELIAFAQEELQIFETNSMKKTAVDDAAFKMELAYRLAGYPAVLVTYHISEQQGQYDLLFSVFEWGRVLLKSVHIEGNSSYTERYLLGLDKKLMAQLDKQVPFPYVEQQLQSFAGSLVDFYLAEGFLDVTVNLPELIADATEETFALINILINEGPQYRVGEIRSSADIQDQIQDITAAFENTAYNPRLKLLLRSRIQEQFQNKGFSDVSTAVDTIKRPETKVMDLVVDVQQGEPTSIQEIVVQGNDGISEEYIRRRIKLAVGQPYTLETERASFSGLYQTGLFAKVHFALEQLDKPGNKKLIVEVEEKPAKEFFIEPGWGSYELLRVAVGYTDKNLFGTGRSFRLDNNVSSKSSQVLAGFTDHYFLNTTILADLPIYYRYRKEPDYAIEENGVGMFLSKKFDNKSRVSGGYSYSAKKITDIETTLDPLYIDNNYTNAALTLSLSRDTRDDFFLPKSGYHGNVSLEYADTIIGGDLSYLRFTTSVRNFKKIQDQLVLAMRYNMGVVLPGPGQDGIPLDERFFNGGENSVRSFRESQLGTKDSSGASLGGTAFNTISVELRRTFTTHIAGTFFIDAGNISPNKTTNDGVSSLADTRQKLIDATWKDFFSDFRYGVGCGIQYLLPIGPARFDVAFNPDSRPETESEYAFHLSIGMAF, encoded by the coding sequence ATGCGTTTACTCACTAATGTTGTGATACCTATCATTTCTAAAAATAGAGCCTTTTACGTCTTTTTTTTCATTCTGCTCATGGCGTTAATGGTTCCAAGCCGATTCTGTCTGGCGGTAGACGGTACGGCTTTTCTTAAAACTCTATTTCCACATCAGGAAAGTAAGCAGTTTTCCTTCTCGTTACGATTTGATGGTAATACCTTTTTCAAGGACGCCGAGCTTATTGCTTTTGCCCAGGAAGAGTTGCAGATATTTGAGACAAACAGCATGAAAAAAACCGCTGTTGACGACGCTGCTTTTAAGATGGAGTTAGCCTATCGTCTGGCTGGTTATCCCGCAGTACTTGTGACCTATCATATATCTGAGCAACAAGGTCAATACGATCTTCTTTTTTCAGTTTTTGAATGGGGGCGTGTTTTACTGAAATCAGTGCATATTGAAGGAAATAGTTCGTATACGGAAAGGTATCTTCTTGGGTTGGATAAGAAACTGATGGCCCAGTTGGACAAACAGGTGCCGTTTCCTTATGTGGAGCAACAGCTTCAGTCTTTTGCTGGCAGTCTGGTTGATTTTTATTTGGCGGAAGGTTTTCTTGATGTTACAGTAAATTTGCCTGAACTGATTGCAGATGCTACTGAAGAGACGTTTGCTTTGATCAATATACTAATTAACGAAGGCCCACAATACAGGGTTGGTGAAATTCGCAGCTCAGCTGATATCCAGGATCAGATCCAGGATATTACCGCCGCATTTGAGAACACTGCCTACAATCCTCGGCTGAAACTTCTGCTGAGAAGCAGGATTCAGGAACAGTTTCAAAATAAGGGTTTTAGTGATGTGAGCACGGCAGTCGATACAATTAAACGACCAGAAACAAAAGTGATGGATCTTGTCGTTGATGTCCAACAAGGCGAGCCAACATCGATACAGGAGATTGTTGTGCAGGGTAACGATGGGATCTCTGAAGAGTATATCCGCAGGAGAATTAAGCTTGCTGTCGGCCAGCCTTACACCTTGGAAACTGAGAGAGCCAGCTTCTCTGGGCTTTACCAGACCGGTCTTTTTGCCAAGGTGCATTTTGCGCTTGAACAGCTCGATAAACCAGGCAATAAGAAGCTGATAGTTGAAGTAGAAGAGAAACCGGCAAAGGAGTTCTTTATTGAACCAGGGTGGGGCTCCTATGAGTTGCTGAGAGTTGCGGTCGGTTATACCGATAAAAACCTGTTTGGTACCGGCAGAAGCTTTCGTTTAGATAATAATGTATCATCAAAAAGTAGTCAGGTATTGGCGGGATTTACTGACCACTACTTTCTGAATACCACTATTTTAGCGGATCTCCCAATTTATTATCGTTACCGGAAAGAACCTGACTACGCAATTGAAGAGAATGGCGTTGGGATGTTCCTCTCAAAAAAATTCGACAATAAATCCCGAGTTAGCGGAGGATATTCGTACAGCGCTAAAAAGATCACTGACATTGAGACTACTCTTGATCCACTGTATATCGACAATAACTATACTAATGCCGCACTTACCCTGAGCTTGAGCAGAGATACCCGCGATGATTTTTTTCTCCCTAAAAGCGGCTATCACGGTAATGTCTCACTGGAATATGCTGACACAATAATCGGTGGCGATCTTTCGTACCTGCGCTTTACGACAAGCGTTCGTAATTTTAAGAAAATTCAGGATCAATTGGTATTAGCCATGCGATACAATATGGGTGTTGTTCTGCCTGGCCCAGGCCAAGACGGCATTCCGTTGGATGAACGGTTTTTTAATGGAGGTGAAAACTCAGTTCGAAGTTTTCGCGAGTCACAACTCGGTACTAAGGACAGTTCCGGAGCCTCTCTTGGTGGTACGGCGTTTAATACGATTTCAGTTGAGCTTCGCCGCACCTTTACTACTCATATAGCCGGGACATTTTTCATTGATGCCGGTAATATATCGCCAAATAAGACCACCAATGATGGGGTGTCGTCGTTGGCCGATACTCGTCAAAAGCTCATTGATGCTACCTGGAAGGATTTTTTCAGTGATTTCCGATATGGAGTTGGCTGCGGTATCCAGTATCTTCTTCCCATTGGTCCAGCAAGGTTCGATGTGGCCTTTAACCCAGACAGCAGACCTGAAACCGAAAGTGAATATGCTTTTCACCTGAGTATCGGCATGGCGTTTTGA
- a CDS encoding translocation/assembly module TamB domain-containing protein, with translation MKHYMKFILRTLVFPACVLLVLAGLIYGSRFLLVNFAVQSIAIPFAEKYLPGLDLTIASVHSDLISSIEFKNILVDYRLEDGSNLHTDLPQLQVNFALSDLKINLSTLISKARIVADLQSARFDLQSASSTSSSYGFDLPGISFPLPSFLIRFESVVIARADTTIGLRAGEISVSSQSVTTENSVLPIGVTASRIDLSFGHYETSAEEVRVDSLYRPGSYEVALLTVGGEELARDLIVKSDGENISVKAEVTVWEGRSNFEAVIAEEARVTFSISGINLKKIDVVSSGDTIEKTGNLEGRGVLAFPMAEPYRLTGEVFFLLEQGKLFGVPIDIFRLQASAADGQLQITELSLKAQKDQIHIEKNVLPLEPVLSGNWSELVGKAIGHFELSIARLGKYETQLPEQVNAIIERHKVDTFQASGKLNEGVLSVPHLLLNSEKVSLRANGIEADLNPWSASKSWQAVPIKADIQIDSTDADYLTDFIPEFGPFKGILKANLQLGGEIGDLITDFSIQGQKITYKKTNLDFLDLSGTVRDREIDFDAIRAVKGQDALEGALSYSFMRPNDTTGTFKVKVFEIDNYLSEGIREQSQLQGDLTGELDFRRVNGRFSGEFAFDSDSLSYTGERIEQIKVDAQLSGNDLTIRSFTGRYPGQDFTVSSLAGEIAFNREWDQFVAYLNSFSSTYRGKNIVLLNSAQFSYQTGQISTLEPIVFQYEAGRASIAGLASTDQVDLRLTGDIADGADFMVGIGQPEFSFGTASMKVGIKGSLQDPAIKFSGNIKQIKAKDAPPLDGFFDVSLAAGTLKIIKFVLSDDVSPRLQLHGELPISIEDRKIEFTNGPLQLFGDIDLQSSPLISWFFHDKIVQVGTVSGKIDLHGTRQNPLGVLQLKADNLILQDSSGWLPSEPISVDIAVKGEKNKISVAQSTIVSDSSSIVLQGSIFANGLLDNEFWADGKESVLDAGLDLKGTITFKDISWLADRLELLRRISGRADADFKLTGTLANPLVDAQISLRNGAMRFSNDMPALQEVGLQAKIVDSVVTISHFAGSLGGAPLMGKGTISLLGDDGQVSLDLQVSGSDLLFYRSEGVTIRGDASLKVYGISDRPSIDGSIVLTDTRVTKNIDFISSLLSGFSSRATPPPQFPAFTDPPLRDAVFNLTLTSKEPVAIANNMLRGKITPQLELHGTGEVPFLTGKIYIAETNLVLPAGKVKMDAGVVQFLETDPDRPVLELNGTAKMMGYDIVIGISGVYDAPVIMLSSTPSLSNEELLMLLLAGKRPSGLNNPQNQSKNYSGVAVYLGENLLKSIWGSDTNETTVPDRLQIEIGKNITQQGEETIEAQFVLAENIRNGQNALLLTGEKDVWDKYNGGLRLVFKFK, from the coding sequence ATGAAACACTACATGAAATTTATCCTGCGCACTCTGGTCTTTCCAGCATGCGTTCTCCTTGTTCTTGCCGGACTGATTTATGGTAGTCGTTTTCTCCTGGTTAATTTTGCTGTTCAATCCATTGCCATTCCTTTTGCTGAAAAGTATCTGCCAGGCCTCGATCTGACAATAGCGTCTGTCCATTCTGATCTTATTTCATCCATAGAATTTAAAAACATACTAGTTGATTATCGCCTCGAAGATGGCAGTAATCTTCACACTGACCTGCCACAGCTACAGGTTAATTTCGCACTTTCTGATCTGAAAATAAATCTTTCAACCCTAATCTCTAAGGCACGGATTGTTGCCGACCTTCAATCTGCAAGATTCGATCTTCAATCAGCTTCTTCAACTTCTTCGTCATATGGTTTTGATCTCCCGGGTATCTCATTTCCCCTGCCTTCATTTTTGATCAGATTTGAGAGTGTGGTCATTGCCCGAGCAGATACGACTATCGGATTACGGGCAGGGGAGATATCGGTCTCGTCTCAATCTGTTACAACCGAGAATAGTGTACTGCCAATAGGTGTCACAGCTTCACGTATTGATCTTTCTTTTGGACACTATGAAACATCTGCCGAAGAGGTTCGGGTTGACTCCTTGTATCGTCCTGGTTCGTACGAAGTTGCTCTGTTAACTGTTGGCGGAGAAGAACTTGCTCGCGATCTAATAGTTAAAAGTGATGGCGAGAACATCTCCGTAAAGGCTGAAGTGACAGTTTGGGAAGGTAGGTCTAACTTTGAGGCGGTAATAGCAGAAGAGGCCCGAGTCACTTTTTCGATTTCAGGAATTAACCTAAAGAAAATTGATGTTGTTAGTTCCGGAGACACTATTGAAAAAACAGGAAATCTAGAAGGACGTGGCGTTCTCGCTTTCCCGATGGCAGAACCATATCGCCTGACCGGCGAGGTCTTTTTTTTACTTGAACAAGGAAAGTTGTTTGGGGTTCCTATCGATATATTTCGTTTACAGGCCAGTGCCGCAGATGGTCAGCTGCAGATAACTGAACTTAGTCTGAAAGCGCAGAAAGATCAGATACATATTGAAAAAAATGTCCTGCCGCTGGAACCTGTTCTCTCCGGAAATTGGTCGGAGTTGGTTGGAAAAGCAATTGGGCACTTTGAATTGTCAATTGCACGTCTGGGAAAGTATGAAACGCAGCTTCCGGAGCAAGTGAACGCCATTATAGAACGACATAAAGTTGATACCTTTCAAGCCAGTGGCAAATTGAACGAGGGTGTTTTATCGGTTCCTCATCTTCTGCTTAATTCAGAAAAAGTTTCTTTACGTGCTAATGGTATTGAGGCAGACCTCAACCCTTGGTCTGCTTCAAAAAGTTGGCAGGCGGTGCCGATTAAAGCGGACATACAAATTGATTCGACAGATGCTGACTACCTTACCGATTTTATACCGGAATTTGGTCCATTCAAAGGGATCTTAAAGGCAAATCTGCAGCTTGGAGGTGAGATCGGTGATCTGATAACTGATTTTTCAATTCAAGGACAGAAAATTACATATAAGAAAACGAACTTAGATTTTCTTGATCTTAGCGGGACAGTTCGTGATAGGGAAATTGATTTTGACGCAATCAGGGCGGTAAAAGGTCAAGACGCACTAGAGGGTGCCCTCAGTTATAGTTTTATGAGACCTAACGACACAACGGGAACGTTTAAAGTCAAGGTTTTTGAAATTGATAACTATCTGTCGGAAGGCATAAGAGAGCAAAGTCAACTGCAGGGTGATTTAACTGGGGAATTGGATTTTAGAAGGGTAAATGGACGTTTTTCAGGGGAATTTGCATTTGATTCTGACTCACTTTCTTATACTGGGGAAAGAATTGAACAGATCAAAGTTGATGCACAACTGTCAGGTAACGATCTCACAATTCGATCCTTTACTGGTCGATATCCTGGTCAGGATTTTACTGTCTCATCTCTTGCCGGGGAAATTGCCTTTAACCGGGAATGGGACCAATTTGTGGCTTATCTAAACAGTTTTTCATCAACCTATAGAGGGAAGAATATTGTCTTGCTGAATTCGGCCCAATTTAGTTATCAAACCGGACAAATATCGACGCTAGAGCCGATCGTCTTCCAGTATGAGGCCGGGAGAGCTTCAATTGCAGGACTGGCGTCAACTGACCAGGTTGACTTGCGGTTAACAGGCGATATAGCTGATGGTGCTGATTTCATGGTTGGTATTGGCCAACCGGAATTCTCCTTTGGAACGGCTTCAATGAAGGTTGGAATAAAAGGTAGCCTTCAAGATCCTGCAATTAAATTTTCAGGAAACATCAAACAAATTAAAGCCAAAGATGCCCCTCCCCTTGATGGCTTTTTTGATGTTTCGTTAGCTGCTGGTACTCTGAAAATTATTAAATTCGTTTTGAGCGATGATGTCTCTCCGAGACTGCAGCTGCATGGGGAGTTGCCGATATCGATAGAAGACAGAAAAATAGAGTTTACCAATGGCCCACTGCAGCTATTTGGAGATATTGATCTGCAGTCATCTCCACTTATTTCATGGTTTTTTCATGATAAGATTGTCCAAGTAGGTACAGTTTCAGGTAAAATCGATCTTCACGGTACACGGCAGAATCCCCTTGGCGTCTTGCAGTTGAAGGCAGACAATCTCATACTACAAGACAGCTCCGGTTGGTTGCCCTCAGAACCAATATCGGTGGATATTGCCGTAAAAGGCGAAAAGAACAAAATATCTGTGGCTCAATCTACAATTGTTTCTGATAGTTCCTCTATTGTGCTCCAGGGATCAATTTTCGCTAATGGTCTGCTTGATAATGAGTTTTGGGCGGATGGGAAAGAGTCCGTTCTGGACGCTGGTCTTGATCTTAAAGGAACTATTACCTTTAAAGATATCAGCTGGCTGGCTGACCGTCTTGAGCTGTTACGCCGTATTTCTGGCCGGGCAGATGCCGACTTTAAGCTTACCGGAACTTTGGCAAACCCACTTGTCGATGCGCAAATCTCCCTGCGGAATGGGGCAATGCGCTTTAGTAATGATATGCCCGCCCTACAAGAAGTTGGCTTACAGGCCAAGATAGTTGACTCAGTTGTTACGATCAGTCATTTTGCCGGCAGTCTTGGGGGCGCCCCTCTCATGGGTAAGGGGACAATTTCTCTGCTTGGAGATGATGGGCAGGTTTCTCTTGATCTTCAGGTTAGTGGAAGTGATCTCCTTTTTTACAGGTCAGAGGGTGTTACAATTCGGGGAGATGCGTCATTAAAGGTTTACGGTATTTCTGATCGCCCTTCCATAGATGGTAGCATTGTCCTTACCGATACTCGAGTTACCAAAAACATCGATTTTATATCGTCTTTACTTTCAGGATTTTCTTCTCGGGCAACCCCGCCGCCACAGTTTCCGGCCTTTACCGATCCGCCCTTGCGGGATGCTGTTTTTAACCTGACGCTTACATCTAAAGAGCCGGTTGCTATAGCCAATAATATGCTGCGGGGAAAAATTACCCCACAACTTGAGTTGCATGGCACCGGTGAAGTGCCGTTTTTAACAGGGAAAATCTATATAGCTGAGACTAATCTTGTCTTACCGGCTGGAAAGGTAAAGATGGATGCCGGAGTTGTGCAGTTTTTAGAAACTGATCCGGATAGGCCTGTTCTTGAATTAAATGGTACAGCAAAAATGATGGGCTATGATATCGTCATAGGCATATCAGGTGTGTATGATGCACCTGTTATTATGCTTTCCTCCACACCTTCTTTGTCAAATGAAGAGCTTTTGATGTTACTTTTAGCTGGTAAGCGTCCATCAGGACTTAACAACCCTCAGAATCAGTCAAAAAACTATTCAGGTGTTGCTGTCTACCTTGGTGAAAACTTGCTGAAGAGTATCTGGGGTAGCGATACTAATGAGACAACTGTTCCAGATCGTTTACAGATTGAAATCGGCAAAAATATTACTCAACAGGGTGAAGAGACTATAGAGGCGCAATTTGTCCTGGCTGAAAATATTAGAAATGGTCAAAATGCTCTGCTTTTGACCGGTGAAAAAGATGTGTGGGATAAATATAATGGCGGTCTTCGCCTGGTTTTTAAATTCAAATAA
- a CDS encoding glycine zipper family protein, protein MKRYVYLFVFLFLMSACSTYTTQYVGFRPASDYPNSHTVAGATIGAEAFADNKEAKQAFGFDIKKAGLLPVQVVMDNKSGESMEVVSGQTFLVDNNNRYWTLIPNQAAVERVSEATEMGAFASGATKGATLGAAGGAILGAAFGILSGDNVLESAGKGAAVGGAGGAVIGGTKKGTDPKQRRTIADDIRDKGLEGKSFPNDSLANGFLFFPAEAETAKELKVQIKEKTSGKIHSLTLVF, encoded by the coding sequence ATGAAACGATATGTGTATCTGTTTGTTTTTCTTTTTCTTATGTCTGCCTGTTCAACCTATACAACACAATACGTGGGTTTCAGGCCTGCTTCTGATTATCCTAACTCCCATACGGTGGCTGGTGCTACCATTGGAGCAGAGGCTTTTGCCGATAATAAAGAGGCCAAACAGGCATTTGGGTTTGATATTAAAAAAGCCGGGCTTTTGCCTGTTCAAGTTGTTATGGATAATAAGTCTGGCGAGAGTATGGAGGTTGTCAGCGGTCAGACCTTTTTAGTCGACAACAACAATCGCTACTGGACTCTTATCCCGAATCAGGCTGCAGTAGAGCGTGTGTCTGAAGCTACAGAGATGGGAGCTTTTGCCTCAGGGGCAACGAAGGGGGCAACTCTAGGTGCCGCTGGTGGTGCAATACTTGGAGCAGCGTTCGGAATTCTTTCCGGGGATAATGTACTTGAATCAGCCGGAAAAGGGGCTGCTGTTGGTGGTGCCGGCGGAGCGGTTATCGGCGGCACAAAAAAAGGTACAGATCCTAAACAACGGCGCACAATTGCCGACGATATTCGTGATAAAGGACTTGAAGGGAAGAGCTTTCCGAATGACAGTCTGGCCAATGGTTTTTTGTTTTTCCCAGCAGAAGCTGAGACTGCCAAGGAACTCAAAGTGCAGATCAAAGAAAAAACCTCCGGGAAAATACACAGCCTTACCTTGGTTTTTTAA
- a CDS encoding lipid A deacylase LpxR family protein, whose protein sequence is MFNGTDSNYTNGVKISLISPDLKRFVESGKLPQWSIDYVNKLPFINEPNLIRRVEFSLGQNMYTPSDIIRKDRILDDRPYAGWTYFGAAFHSKSKAIMDTFEFQFGLIGPESFAEESQKSVHELRNLQRPNGWDNQLKNEPGVAAIYERKWRLPFLYRASIPNFDSIAHAGGALGNVYTYANGGLEMRLGWNLPEDFGVSLIRPAGNTRFTIKNGKTAYIFGAVNGRAVLQDIFLDGNTFTDSQSVTKEPFVADFAGGLAIYFAGYKITWTQVLRSREFKEQPDNHSFGSLTLSFFY, encoded by the coding sequence TTGTTTAATGGAACCGACAGCAACTACACGAACGGCGTTAAAATCTCTCTTATCTCTCCTGATCTCAAAAGGTTCGTTGAAAGCGGTAAATTGCCCCAATGGAGTATCGACTATGTAAATAAACTGCCCTTTATAAATGAGCCGAATCTCATTCGTCGTGTCGAGTTTTCATTAGGACAAAATATGTATACGCCCTCGGATATCATTCGTAAAGACCGGATCCTTGACGATCGGCCATATGCCGGCTGGACATACTTTGGGGCGGCATTTCACAGCAAAAGTAAAGCCATAATGGATACTTTCGAGTTTCAATTTGGTTTGATTGGGCCAGAGTCTTTTGCCGAAGAATCTCAAAAGAGTGTGCACGAATTAAGAAACCTGCAACGACCTAACGGATGGGACAATCAACTTAAAAATGAACCGGGAGTTGCTGCAATTTATGAGAGAAAATGGCGGCTGCCGTTTCTTTACAGGGCAAGCATACCCAACTTCGATTCCATCGCACACGCTGGCGGTGCTCTTGGCAATGTTTACACCTACGCCAATGGCGGCTTGGAGATGCGCCTGGGGTGGAATCTGCCGGAAGATTTTGGTGTTTCTCTGATCCGACCAGCCGGAAATACCAGATTCACCATAAAAAATGGCAAAACGGCCTATATTTTTGGAGCCGTTAACGGGCGTGCTGTTTTGCAGGATATTTTTTTAGACGGAAATACGTTTACTGATAGTCAGAGTGTTACGAAAGAACCATTTGTCGCAGATTTTGCCGGTGGTCTGGCAATTTACTTCGCAGGGTACAAGATCACCTGGACCCAGGTTTTACGTTCTCGGGAATTTAAAGAGCAACCGGACAATCATAGTTTTGGCTCATTGACACTATCCTTCTTTTATTAG